A genomic segment from Betaproteobacteria bacterium encodes:
- a CDS encoding sigma-70 family RNA polymerase sigma factor: MAERTGPGELQEHRAYLYRYALLQVRDANRAEDIVQETLLAAIEGGDRYAGRSSVKTWLTGILKHKITDLFRKQSRETQVPDAPDGEDEREFADQFFDQARTDHWHTFPPTWEDPERCFEQKRFWEVFERCNTQLPAQTARVFAMREFMGMDTGDICQELGISSTNCWVILYRARMSLRECLEVAWFGPEERVRPVK; this comes from the coding sequence ATGGCCGAACGCACCGGGCCCGGTGAACTCCAGGAACACCGCGCCTATCTCTACCGCTATGCCCTGCTGCAGGTGCGGGACGCCAACCGCGCCGAGGATATCGTGCAGGAAACGCTGCTCGCCGCCATCGAAGGCGGCGATCGTTACGCCGGACGCTCCTCGGTCAAAACCTGGTTGACCGGCATCCTGAAGCACAAGATCACCGATCTGTTCCGCAAGCAGTCGCGGGAGACGCAGGTACCGGATGCGCCCGACGGCGAAGACGAACGCGAGTTCGCCGACCAGTTCTTCGACCAGGCCCGCACCGACCACTGGCACACCTTTCCGCCGACGTGGGAAGATCCCGAGCGCTGTTTCGAGCAGAAGCGCTTCTGGGAAGTGTTCGAACGCTGCAACACCCAGTTGCCGGCGCAGACGGCGCGCGTATTTGCAATGCGCGAATTCATGGGCATGGACACGGGCGATATCTGTCAGGAACTGGGGATATCGTCGACCAATTGCTGGGTGATTCTTTACCGTGCGCGGATGAGTCTGCGGGAATGCCTCGAGGTGGCCTGGTTCGGCCCGGAAGAGCGGGTCCGTCCGGTCAAATGA
- a CDS encoding putative DNA-binding domain-containing protein, whose product MIRPKQLAVTEARFQDNVLTGGCAIDSQIEGDTAEFRNTRLGIYRNAYRLRLIEVLGTDYEVLHAYLGDELFDALAGDYIAAHPSTFRNVRWFGGKLAEFLRSTPRYAAHPVLAELAQFEWSLGQAFDSPDEDAVRFEEVAAVAPEAWAELRFKPHLALRLLELRTNAVTIWKAIDNDDSSFEPETFDEPVTWAVWRTQHSPFFRSLEADEAWALKAMISQAGFGEICAGLCEWVAEEEAAARAAGMLRGWVEAGWIAELLIAR is encoded by the coding sequence ATGATTCGCCCGAAGCAGCTCGCCGTCACCGAAGCCCGTTTCCAGGACAACGTGCTGACCGGCGGGTGCGCCATCGACAGCCAGATCGAAGGCGACACCGCGGAATTCCGCAACACGCGGCTGGGAATCTACCGCAATGCCTATCGCCTGCGGCTGATCGAGGTTCTCGGCACCGACTACGAAGTCCTGCACGCTTACCTGGGCGACGAGCTTTTCGACGCCCTCGCCGGCGACTACATCGCCGCGCATCCCTCGACGTTTCGCAATGTGCGCTGGTTCGGCGGCAAGCTGGCGGAATTCCTGCGCTCCACGCCGCGCTACGCCGCACATCCGGTGCTGGCCGAGCTCGCCCAATTCGAGTGGTCGCTGGGACAGGCGTTCGATTCGCCGGACGAAGACGCAGTGCGCTTTGAAGAGGTTGCGGCCGTGGCACCGGAAGCCTGGGCGGAACTTCGCTTCAAACCCCACCTGGCCTTACGCTTGCTGGAGTTGCGCACCAACGCGGTCACGATCTGGAAGGCAATCGACAACGACGACAGTTCATTCGAGCCCGAAACCTTTGATGAGCCGGTAACCTGGGCCGTCTGGCGCACGCAGCACTCGCCGTTCTTCCGGTCGCTGGAAGCCGATGAAGCCTGGGCGCTGAAGGCCATGATTTCGCAAGCAGGCTTTGGCGAAATCTGCGCCGGGTTGTGCGAATGGGTGGCCGAAGAGGAAGCCGCGGCGCGAGCCGCCGGCATGCTGCGCGGCTGGGTCGAGGCAGGCTGGATCGCGGAGTTGCTGATCGCCCGCTAG
- a CDS encoding copper chaperone PCu(A)C, with the protein MKSSPARRGYFGAIALAWLLVGAAHAADLVQVREPWAKATVPGQKVGGVYMKIVARENLHLTGAKSAVAETAEVHQMKMENGMMRMRAVPSLELPAGKTVKLEPGGYHIMLFDLRQSLVAGQKLKLELTVEDASKRPHRVAVEVVVRDRDAGPPDGHDHH; encoded by the coding sequence ATGAAGAGTTCCCCTGCAAGACGCGGTTATTTCGGCGCGATAGCGCTGGCCTGGCTCCTGGTCGGCGCGGCCCATGCCGCCGATCTGGTGCAGGTGAGGGAGCCTTGGGCAAAAGCCACGGTGCCGGGACAGAAGGTCGGCGGGGTCTACATGAAAATCGTTGCCCGCGAAAATCTGCACTTGACCGGCGCGAAGAGCGCGGTGGCGGAGACAGCGGAAGTGCATCAGATGAAAATGGAAAACGGCATGATGAGAATGCGGGCCGTGCCGTCCCTGGAGCTGCCTGCCGGCAAGACGGTCAAGCTCGAGCCGGGCGGTTATCACATCATGCTGTTCGACCTCAGGCAATCGCTGGTGGCCGGACAGAAACTGAAGTTGGAACTGACCGTCGAGGACGCGTCCAAACGCCCGCACCGGGTTGCGGTCGAAGTCGTCGTGCGCGATCGCGATGCGGGCCCCCCAGACGGGCACGATCACCACTGA
- a CDS encoding PAS domain-containing protein, which yields MNTRLHLLLIIAGALLGAALLLLARFGPFSAAALTQDLWPWLALVSTALIAIHIRLRIRLSQASESAKRTLLELDQPVPGGGLMALAQALHALSEKLSENRNQLSHETRRREQAEDLLRESEERYALAVRGADDGMWEWNLRTDSVYFSPRWKSMLGYADHELGDRMEEWRARVHPQDVDRVVGELDAHLQGKTVRFENEHRLLHRDGRYRWILARGAALRNAAGRAYRMVGLHTDISARKQVQEALLEVADGLSTLSGDECFRELTKRFAEVLGVREAFVCECSNYPATRVRMLARWNLGGFANCVEFDLTGTACEDVIQQGKQVFVPGNVAARWPLEKTFDRESYLGLPCIDTQGRVIGHIACADGKEMRQELPHLAILKIFAIRAAVELERRILERERLSFPKALHPENTSAVLH from the coding sequence ATGAACACACGCCTGCATCTGCTGCTGATTATCGCCGGCGCGCTGCTCGGCGCCGCACTGCTGCTGCTCGCCAGGTTCGGTCCGTTTTCCGCGGCCGCGCTGACGCAGGATCTGTGGCCGTGGCTGGCCCTGGTTTCGACGGCATTGATCGCCATTCACATCAGGCTGCGCATCCGTTTGTCACAGGCTTCGGAAAGCGCGAAAAGAACCCTGCTCGAACTGGACCAGCCGGTTCCCGGCGGCGGGTTGATGGCGCTCGCACAGGCGTTGCACGCGCTGTCGGAAAAGCTGAGCGAGAATCGCAACCAGCTTTCGCATGAAACCCGGCGGCGCGAGCAAGCCGAGGATCTGTTGCGCGAAAGCGAGGAACGCTACGCTCTGGCGGTGCGCGGCGCCGATGACGGTATGTGGGAATGGAACCTGCGCACCGACTCGGTTTATTTCTCGCCGCGCTGGAAGAGCATGCTTGGCTACGCCGACCACGAACTGGGAGATCGCATGGAGGAATGGCGCGCGCGCGTGCATCCGCAGGACGTCGACCGCGTTGTTGGCGAGCTGGATGCGCACTTGCAAGGCAAGACCGTACGGTTCGAAAACGAACATCGCCTGCTCCACCGCGATGGCCGTTATCGCTGGATTCTTGCGCGAGGAGCAGCGCTGCGCAATGCCGCGGGCAGGGCCTATCGCATGGTCGGATTGCATACCGACATTTCGGCGCGGAAACAAGTACAGGAGGCATTGCTCGAAGTGGCCGATGGCCTGTCGACGCTATCGGGCGACGAATGCTTCCGTGAACTGACAAAACGCTTCGCGGAAGTTCTGGGCGTGCGGGAAGCGTTCGTCTGCGAATGCAGCAACTATCCCGCCACGCGGGTGCGCATGCTTGCGCGCTGGAACCTGGGCGGATTCGCGAATTGCGTGGAGTTCGATTTGACCGGGACCGCTTGCGAAGACGTCATACAGCAAGGCAAGCAAGTGTTCGTACCGGGCAACGTCGCGGCGCGCTGGCCTCTGGAAAAGACCTTCGACCGGGAAAGTTATCTTGGATTACCCTGTATTGATACGCAAGGCAGGGTGATCGGGCACATCGCCTGCGCGGACGGAAAGGAAATGCGCCAGGAACTCCCCCATCTGGCGATCCTGAAGATTTTTGCGATCCGCGCGGCTGTTGAATTGGAGCGCAGAATCCTCGAGCGGGAACGGCTCAGTTTCCCGAAAGCGCTCCATCCGGAAAACACCTCGGCGGTTTTGCACTGA
- a CDS encoding DUF692 domain-containing protein: protein MTTNSELGFGLGLRTDHYESILESRPRVDWFEALSENFLVPGGKPLYFLDRIRADYPMVLHGVSLSIGSTDPLDRDYLKALKQLAQRVEPAWVSDHLCWTGVAGKNLHDLFPIPYTEEAVEHVAARVREAQDFLGRQILLENVSSYVTFRGSEMSEWNFLSEIARRADCHVLLDVNNIYVSAFNHGFDALEFLNGIPVERVRQIHLAGHSHCGTHIIDTHDADIVDPVWDLYATAVRRFGNVATMIERDDHIPPLADLVTELGRAREIAAHTLQAKAAA from the coding sequence ATGACAACGAATTCGGAACTGGGATTCGGGCTGGGCCTGCGCACCGACCATTACGAGTCGATTCTCGAGAGCCGCCCGCGCGTCGACTGGTTCGAAGCGCTCAGCGAGAACTTCCTCGTTCCTGGCGGCAAGCCCCTGTATTTCCTCGATCGCATACGCGCCGACTACCCGATGGTGCTGCATGGGGTGTCGCTTTCGATCGGCAGTACCGACCCCCTTGACCGCGATTACCTGAAGGCGCTGAAGCAGCTGGCGCAACGCGTGGAACCGGCATGGGTGTCCGATCATCTTTGCTGGACCGGCGTCGCCGGCAAGAATCTGCACGACCTGTTCCCGATTCCTTACACCGAGGAAGCGGTCGAGCATGTCGCCGCCAGGGTGCGCGAAGCGCAGGATTTCCTCGGCCGGCAGATCCTGCTCGAGAACGTTTCGAGTTACGTGACGTTCCGCGGGTCCGAGATGAGCGAATGGAATTTTCTATCCGAGATCGCACGACGCGCCGACTGCCACGTGCTGCTGGACGTGAACAACATCTACGTCAGCGCGTTCAACCACGGTTTCGATGCCCTTGAGTTCCTGAACGGCATCCCGGTCGAGCGCGTCCGGCAGATCCACCTTGCCGGCCACAGCCACTGCGGCACGCACATCATCGATACCCACGATGCCGATATCGTCGATCCTGTGTGGGATCTGTACGCAACCGCCGTTCGCCGCTTCGGCAACGTCGCCACCATGATCGAACGCGACGACCACATTCCGCCGCTGGCCGATCTGGTGACCGAGCTCGGCCGAGCGCGCGAGATTGCCGCGCACACCCTGCAAGCGAAAGCAGCTGCATGA
- a CDS encoding zf-HC2 domain-containing protein, translating into MLTCKQVSELVSHSMDRRLGWLERWRMAVHLKACEGCRNFQQQISFLRTAFRNHPVIKDREDK; encoded by the coding sequence ATGCTGACCTGCAAGCAAGTTTCCGAGCTGGTTTCCCATTCCATGGATCGCCGTCTCGGCTGGCTGGAGCGTTGGCGGATGGCGGTGCACCTGAAAGCCTGCGAGGGCTGCAGGAACTTCCAGCAACAGATTTCCTTCCTGCGCACGGCTTTTCGCAATCATCCGGTGATCAAGGACCGCGAGGATAAATAA
- a CDS encoding Hsp20/alpha crystallin family protein, whose translation MANLTRYNPFDESVDDLFRGFFLRPMASDNPPAVQVRMDVAEDDGAYTVHAEIPGVKKEDINVTIDGNQVAITAEVKHNKQDKQGEKVLRSERFYGKAYRAFRLAQDVDEASAEAKYNEGVLVLRLPKKAVASAKKLSIQ comes from the coding sequence ATGGCAAATTTGACCCGATACAACCCCTTTGACGAAAGCGTCGACGATCTTTTCAGAGGCTTCTTCCTGCGCCCGATGGCGTCCGACAACCCGCCAGCAGTCCAAGTACGCATGGATGTCGCGGAAGACGACGGTGCCTACACCGTGCATGCCGAGATTCCCGGGGTGAAAAAGGAAGACATCAACGTCACCATCGACGGCAATCAGGTGGCAATCACGGCTGAAGTAAAGCACAACAAGCAGGACAAGCAGGGCGAAAAGGTTCTGCGTTCCGAGCGTTTCTACGGGAAGGCCTATCGCGCCTTCAGGCTGGCGCAGGATGTGGATGAAGCTTCTGCGGAAGCCAAATACAACGAGGGCGTATTGGTGCTGAGGTTACCGAAGAAGGCAGTTGCATCCGCCAAAAAGCTCTCGATACAGTAA